A genomic segment from Cyanobium sp. NIES-981 encodes:
- the cobO gene encoding cob(I)yrinic acid a,c-diamide adenosyltransferase codes for MSDTSLDQIAQELGPGGALAPERDEEAYRRRMARRKEVQQQRVGERSLEKGLVLVFTGNGKGKTTAALGLVLRTLGHGGQVAVVQFIKGGWQPGEARALEVFGEALHWHALGEGFTWETQDRERDRALVQLAWERSRAYLADGSRQLVVLDEVNVALKLGYLELEQVLEGLALRPPLTHVALTGRGAPAGLLERADLVTEMTLVRHPFREQGVKAQAGIEY; via the coding sequence ATGAGCGACACCTCCCTCGACCAGATCGCCCAGGAGCTGGGACCGGGTGGCGCCCTGGCCCCGGAACGGGATGAGGAGGCCTACCGGCGCCGCATGGCCCGGCGCAAGGAGGTGCAGCAGCAGCGGGTGGGGGAGCGCAGCCTGGAGAAGGGCCTGGTGCTCGTGTTCACCGGCAACGGCAAGGGCAAGACCACCGCCGCCCTGGGCCTGGTGCTGCGCACCCTCGGCCATGGCGGCCAGGTGGCGGTGGTGCAGTTCATCAAGGGGGGCTGGCAACCCGGCGAGGCCCGGGCGCTGGAGGTGTTCGGCGAGGCGTTGCACTGGCATGCCCTCGGTGAGGGCTTCACCTGGGAAACCCAGGACCGGGAGCGCGACCGGGCCCTGGTGCAGCTGGCCTGGGAGCGCTCCCGCGCCTACCTCGCCGATGGCAGCCGCCAGCTCGTGGTGCTCGATGAGGTGAACGTGGCCCTCAAGCTCGGCTACCTGGAGCTCGAGCAGGTGCTGGAGGGCCTGGCCCTGCGGCCGCCCCTCACCCACGTGGCCCTCACGGGCCGCGGCGCTCCCGCCGGCCTGCTGGAGCGGGCCGACCTGGTCACCGAGATGACCCTGGTGCGCCATCCGTTCCGGGAGCAGGGGGTGAAGGCCCAGGCCGGGATCGAGTACTGA
- the frr gene encoding ribosome recycling factor produces MDLEASMRKSVDAALRNFNTIRTGRANPSLLDKISVEYYGAETPLRSLASLSTPDSQTIQIQPFDTSAMGLIEKAIAMSDLGLTCNNDGRVIRINIPPLTEDRRKELCKIAAKYAEEGKVALRNNRRDGIDRIKKLEKDGELSEDQSHDEQEKVQKLTDKFIEELEKHLKEKEAEILKV; encoded by the coding sequence ATGGACCTCGAAGCCAGCATGCGCAAATCGGTGGACGCCGCCCTGCGCAACTTCAACACCATCCGGACCGGCCGGGCCAATCCCTCCCTGCTCGACAAGATCTCGGTGGAGTACTACGGCGCCGAAACCCCCCTCAGGTCGCTCGCCAGCCTCTCCACGCCGGATTCCCAGACCATCCAGATCCAGCCGTTCGACACCAGTGCCATGGGCCTGATCGAAAAGGCGATTGCCATGAGTGACCTGGGCCTCACCTGCAACAACGACGGCAGGGTGATCCGCATCAACATTCCCCCCCTCACCGAGGACCGCCGCAAGGAGCTCTGCAAGATCGCCGCGAAGTATGCGGAGGAGGGCAAGGTGGCCCTGCGCAACAACCGCCGTGACGGCATCGACCGCATCAAGAAGCTGGAGAAGGACGGCGAGCTGTCCGAGGACCAGAGCCACGACGAGCAGGAGAAGGTGCAGAAGCTCACGGACAAGTTCATCGAGGAGCTGGAGAAGCACCTGAAGGAGAAGGAAGCCGAGATCCTCAAGGTGTGA
- a CDS encoding NAD(P)/FAD-dependent oxidoreductase — MSSLAGCRPEVIVVGAGAAGAAAAFHLARLGRDVLVLDSATFPRTKPCGGGMAASVQRWFPFDLRPAVDTVIERVRFSWALGDPVLAELPGEAPFWIVRRSRLDAYLIEQAQGVGARLACGMAVEGLETTPGGWSVQVREPGGARLALQAQAVVLADGSGSRLAAPLGLGPRQPRFAATVSVELEGPVLDPAAARFDFGLVRHGFCWAFPRQGGYSIGLGSFVGRDGLEENAVLAELLPSLGFSADAGVRTRGRLRLWNGHYPLHGAGLVVAGDAASLCDPFLAEGLRPALLSGCEAAAAVDRWLGGEPEALAAYSAVMRRVWGDSMAWGRRIAQVFYRVPRVGYQLGIKRPTAPRRIAQILSGELGYGDIAQRVIRRLLLQRS, encoded by the coding sequence GTGAGTTCCCTGGCGGGCTGCAGGCCCGAGGTGATCGTGGTGGGAGCCGGCGCCGCCGGTGCCGCCGCCGCCTTTCACCTCGCCCGGCTGGGCCGCGATGTGCTGGTGCTCGACAGTGCCACCTTCCCCAGGACCAAGCCCTGCGGCGGGGGCATGGCCGCCTCGGTGCAGCGCTGGTTCCCCTTCGATCTGCGCCCGGCGGTGGACACGGTGATCGAGCGGGTGCGGTTCAGCTGGGCCCTGGGCGATCCCGTGCTGGCGGAACTGCCGGGGGAGGCTCCGTTCTGGATCGTGCGGCGGTCCCGGCTCGATGCCTATCTGATCGAGCAGGCCCAGGGCGTCGGGGCCCGGCTGGCCTGTGGCATGGCCGTGGAGGGCCTCGAGACCACCCCCGGCGGCTGGTCTGTCCAGGTCAGGGAGCCCGGGGGCGCCCGGCTCGCGCTGCAGGCGCAAGCCGTGGTGCTGGCCGATGGCTCCGGCTCCCGCCTGGCGGCCCCGCTGGGGCTGGGTCCGCGCCAGCCCCGCTTCGCCGCCACCGTGTCGGTGGAGCTGGAGGGGCCCGTGCTGGATCCTGCCGCGGCCCGGTTCGACTTCGGCCTGGTGCGCCACGGCTTCTGCTGGGCCTTTCCCCGCCAGGGCGGCTACAGCATCGGCCTGGGCAGCTTCGTGGGCCGCGACGGCCTCGAGGAGAATGCCGTGCTTGCCGAGCTGCTGCCCAGCCTGGGGTTCTCCGCTGATGCGGGGGTGCGCACCCGCGGGCGGCTGCGGCTCTGGAATGGCCATTACCCGCTGCACGGGGCCGGCCTGGTGGTGGCCGGGGACGCGGCCTCGCTGTGTGATCCCTTCCTGGCCGAAGGCCTGCGGCCGGCGCTGCTGAGCGGTTGCGAGGCGGCCGCGGCGGTGGATCGCTGGCTGGGCGGCGAGCCTGAGGCCCTGGCGGCTTACTCGGCCGTGATGCGGCGGGTGTGGGGCGATTCGATGGCCTGGGGGCGGCGGATCGCCCAGGTGTTCTACCGGGTGCCGCGGGTGGGCTATCAGCTCGGCATCAAGCGCCCCACGGCCCCGCGCCGGATCGCCCAGATCCTCTCCGGGGAGCTGGGCTATGGCGACATCGCCCAGCGGGTGATCAGGCGGCTGCTGCTGCAGCGCAGCTGA
- the pyrH gene encoding UMP kinase — protein MGYQRVLLKLSGEALMGEQGYGIDPAIVQAIAADVAACVADGTQLAIVVGGGNIFRGLKGSAAGMDRATADYVGMLATVMNAITLQDGLERAGVPTRVQSAISMQEVAEPYIRRKAIRHMEKGRVVIFAAGTGNPFFTTDTTAALRAAEIGADVVFKATKVDGVYDKDPAKHADARRYESLSFLEVLSGELEVMDAAAIALCKDNAIPIVVFDLFGAGNIGRAVAGEAIGTRIHPA, from the coding sequence ATGGGTTATCAGCGCGTGCTCCTCAAGCTCAGCGGCGAGGCGCTGATGGGAGAGCAGGGCTACGGCATCGATCCGGCGATCGTGCAGGCGATCGCCGCCGACGTGGCGGCCTGCGTGGCCGACGGCACCCAGCTGGCGATCGTGGTGGGCGGCGGCAACATCTTCCGCGGCCTCAAGGGCAGCGCCGCCGGCATGGACCGCGCCACCGCCGACTACGTGGGCATGCTGGCCACCGTGATGAACGCCATCACCCTGCAGGACGGTCTGGAGAGGGCCGGCGTGCCCACCCGGGTGCAGAGCGCCATCTCCATGCAGGAGGTGGCGGAGCCCTACATCCGCCGCAAGGCCATCCGCCACATGGAGAAGGGGCGGGTGGTGATCTTCGCGGCCGGCACCGGCAATCCCTTCTTCACCACCGACACCACCGCCGCCCTGCGGGCCGCCGAGATCGGCGCCGATGTGGTGTTCAAGGCCACCAAGGTGGATGGGGTGTACGACAAGGACCCGGCCAAGCATGCCGATGCCCGCCGCTACGAGAGCCTCTCGTTCCTCGAGGTGCTCAGCGGTGAGCTGGAGGTGATGGATGCGGCCGCCATCGCCCTCTGCAAGGACAACGCCATCCCCATCGTGGTGTTTGATCTCTTCGGTGCCGGCAACATCGGCCGCGCCGTGGCGGGTGAAGCGATCGGCACCCGCATCCACCCCGCCTGA
- a CDS encoding M23 family metallopeptidase, translated as MGPAIRLALIGLVLGTSLAPAQPARANSWRLGAFPVASFAGYTSAFGMRVHPLRGDVRPHYGLDIAAPLGSPIRSWWSGVVQEVINDGGCGVGLVIRSGGYEHIYCHLGGIGQGGLYRSGDVQLRVGQAVRTGQVIAHVGLSGSTTGPHLHWGLRHGGRWIDPAKVLRAMARARRAPKAAPRPRVAGVR; from the coding sequence ATGGGCCCCGCCATCCGCCTGGCGCTGATCGGCCTGGTTCTGGGCACCAGCCTGGCCCCTGCCCAGCCCGCACGGGCCAACAGCTGGAGGCTCGGGGCCTTTCCAGTGGCCAGCTTCGCCGGCTACACCAGCGCCTTCGGCATGCGCGTGCATCCCCTCCGCGGCGATGTCCGTCCCCACTACGGCCTGGACATCGCCGCCCCGCTCGGCTCCCCGATCCGCAGCTGGTGGTCGGGAGTGGTGCAGGAAGTGATCAACGATGGCGGCTGCGGCGTGGGCCTCGTGATCCGCTCCGGCGGCTACGAACACATCTATTGCCACCTGGGTGGCATCGGCCAGGGCGGGCTTTACCGCAGCGGCGACGTGCAGCTGCGGGTGGGGCAGGCGGTGCGCACCGGCCAGGTGATCGCCCACGTGGGGCTGAGCGGCAGCACCACCGGCCCCCATCTGCACTGGGGCCTGCGCCACGGGGGGCGGTGGATCGATCCGGCCAAGGTGCTGCGGGCGATGGCGCGGGCCAGGCGGGCCCCAAAAGCAGCACCACGGCCTAGGGTTGCTGGTGTTCGATAG
- a CDS encoding site-specific integrase: MGQHNARLAVAGLNLRLERRGGRIGLRGPLPCRAGGGRWRVQRLSLALPATADGVAEALRCLREVQRQLELEAFTWSSWSRTTAADPPAEPRSAPTTGLDGVITAFEQAFFRDPRRRRNPAGSRTTWTAAYRPYLRRLRALAGGQPPDEALLLRTLESYAPGSRSRQQCGTALAALARQADVALPSDWTQRAAGYGLHVARFRQLPSDGQILALVEQVPNPAWRLVYGLIACYGLRNHEAFFSDLSPLGPGGDRVIRVLPTSKTGEHQVWPFQPHWVEQFGLERLGHGAEVLPQVCTDLRRTTLQQVGRRVAEQFRRYGLPITPYDLRHAWAVRTIHIGLPDTVAARMMGHSVAIHTRTYHHWITRRDQQQAVDAALARGTGPGSPARQVA, encoded by the coding sequence ATCGGCCAGCACAATGCCCGCCTCGCCGTGGCCGGTCTGAATCTGCGGCTTGAGCGCCGCGGCGGCCGCATCGGCCTGCGCGGGCCCCTCCCCTGCCGCGCCGGGGGCGGCCGGTGGCGGGTGCAGAGGCTCAGCCTGGCCCTGCCGGCAACGGCCGATGGGGTGGCTGAGGCCCTGCGTTGCCTGCGCGAAGTGCAACGCCAGCTGGAACTCGAGGCCTTTACGTGGTCCAGCTGGAGCCGCACCACCGCTGCGGACCCCCCGGCCGAGCCCCGGTCTGCGCCCACCACCGGCCTTGATGGCGTTATCACGGCCTTCGAGCAGGCCTTCTTCCGCGATCCACGCCGCCGCCGCAATCCGGCCGGCAGCCGCACCACCTGGACCGCCGCCTACAGGCCGTACCTCCGGCGGCTGCGCGCCCTGGCGGGTGGGCAGCCGCCGGACGAGGCCCTGCTCCTCCGGACCCTGGAGAGCTACGCACCGGGAAGCCGCAGCCGCCAGCAGTGCGGCACGGCGCTGGCGGCGCTGGCGCGTCAGGCGGATGTCGCCCTGCCCTCCGACTGGACCCAGAGAGCAGCCGGCTATGGCCTTCACGTGGCCCGCTTCCGCCAGCTGCCGAGCGACGGCCAGATCCTCGCGCTGGTGGAGCAGGTGCCGAATCCGGCCTGGCGCCTGGTCTACGGATTGATCGCCTGCTACGGCCTGCGCAACCACGAGGCGTTCTTCAGCGACCTGTCACCGCTCGGGCCCGGCGGTGACCGGGTGATCCGGGTGCTGCCCACCAGCAAGACCGGCGAGCACCAGGTGTGGCCGTTCCAGCCCCACTGGGTGGAGCAGTTCGGCCTCGAACGCCTTGGCCATGGCGCGGAGGTGCTGCCGCAGGTCTGCACGGATCTGCGGCGCACCACCCTGCAGCAGGTGGGCCGCCGGGTGGCGGAGCAGTTCCGCCGCTACGGCCTGCCGATCACCCCCTACGACCTGCGCCACGCCTGGGCGGTGCGCACCATCCACATCGGCCTGCCCGACACGGTGGCGGCCCGGATGATGGGGCACTCGGTGGCGATCCACACCCGCACGTATCACCACTGGATCACCCGCCGGGATCAGCAGCAGGCGGTGGATGCGGCCCTGGCCCGTGGCACGGGGCCCGGCTCCCCCGCCCGGCAGGTGGCCTGA
- a CDS encoding Crp/Fnr family transcriptional regulator gives MNALQTMQALASTGEVITVEPGTLIFSSGEPGDCMFGLLEGRVELSWNGDQGHEQINAGDVFGAGALVTSEHRRYGNARALTPCRLLVMNREKFLFAVQESPMFAIELLGSIDMRLRQLKDCTRI, from the coding sequence GTGAACGCCCTCCAGACAATGCAGGCCCTCGCCAGCACCGGCGAAGTGATCACGGTGGAGCCCGGAACGCTGATCTTCAGCTCCGGCGAGCCGGGCGACTGCATGTTCGGCCTGCTGGAGGGGCGGGTCGAGCTGAGCTGGAACGGCGACCAGGGCCACGAACAGATCAACGCCGGCGATGTGTTCGGCGCCGGAGCCCTGGTCACCAGCGAGCACCGCCGCTACGGCAATGCCCGCGCCCTCACCCCCTGCAGGCTGCTGGTGATGAACCGCGAGAAGTTCCTGTTCGCCGTGCAGGAGTCGCCGATGTTCGCGATCGAACTGCTGGGGTCGATCGACATGCGGCTGCGCCAGCTGAAGGACTGCACCCGCATCTGA
- a CDS encoding GIVxVP protein encodes MSLNRTAKGIVLVPSLLLGGAFLAAALWGEGAAEGNRSLAAGLGSALMAAGLLAQLLPEPEPEEDRRD; translated from the coding sequence ATGAGCCTGAACCGCACCGCCAAGGGCATCGTTCTGGTGCCTTCCCTGCTGCTGGGAGGGGCCTTCCTGGCGGCCGCGCTCTGGGGGGAAGGTGCCGCCGAGGGCAACCGGTCCCTGGCCGCGGGCCTGGGCAGCGCCCTGATGGCCGCGGGACTGCTGGCCCAGCTGCTGCCGGAGCCGGAGCCCGAGGAGGACAGGAGGGACTGA
- a CDS encoding transaldolase, producing MANLLDQLSAMTVVVADTGDIEAIQQFTPRDATTNPSLILAAAQIPTYQELIDRSLRESREAIGADAGADAVVREALDEICVTFGKEILKIVPGRVSTEVDARLSYDTAATIAKARRLIELYAQAGIGKERVLIKVASTWEGIRAAEALEKEGIHCNLTLLFSFAQAVACAEAGVTLISPFVGRILDWYKKSTGREGYPGPEDPGVISVTEIFNYYKTYGYKTEVMGASFRNTDEIIELAGCDLLTISPALLAQLRGTQGTLDRKLNAFDPAPTQPQIHLDEARFRAMMEEDPMATEKLDEGIRGFCKAIETLEAQLAHRLAELEGGAAFGHAVHEIFLLNDLDGDGCITREEWLGSDAVFDALDTDNDGRLAPEDVRGGLGAALALAASR from the coding sequence ATGGCCAACCTGCTTGACCAACTGTCCGCCATGACCGTGGTGGTGGCCGACACCGGCGACATCGAGGCCATCCAGCAGTTCACCCCCCGCGATGCCACCACCAACCCCTCGCTGATCCTGGCGGCCGCCCAGATCCCCACCTACCAGGAGCTGATCGACCGATCCCTGCGGGAATCGCGCGAGGCGATCGGCGCTGACGCCGGAGCGGATGCCGTGGTGCGGGAAGCCCTCGACGAGATCTGCGTGACCTTCGGCAAGGAGATCCTCAAGATCGTGCCCGGGCGGGTCTCCACCGAGGTGGACGCCCGGCTCAGCTACGACACCGCGGCCACGATCGCCAAGGCCCGCCGGCTGATCGAGCTCTATGCGCAGGCAGGGATCGGCAAGGAGCGGGTGCTGATCAAGGTGGCGTCCACCTGGGAGGGCATCCGCGCCGCCGAGGCCCTGGAGAAGGAGGGCATCCACTGCAACCTCACCCTGCTGTTCTCCTTCGCCCAGGCCGTGGCCTGCGCCGAGGCGGGCGTCACCCTGATCTCCCCCTTCGTGGGGCGCATCCTGGACTGGTACAAGAAGAGCACCGGCCGCGAGGGCTATCCCGGCCCCGAAGACCCCGGCGTGATCTCCGTGACCGAGATCTTCAACTACTACAAGACCTACGGCTACAAGACCGAGGTGATGGGGGCGAGCTTCCGCAACACCGACGAGATCATCGAACTGGCGGGCTGCGACCTGCTCACCATCTCCCCGGCGCTGCTGGCCCAGCTGCGCGGAACCCAGGGAACCCTTGACCGCAAGCTCAACGCCTTCGATCCAGCCCCCACCCAGCCCCAGATCCACCTCGATGAGGCCCGCTTCCGGGCCATGATGGAAGAGGATCCCATGGCCACCGAAAAGCTGGACGAGGGGATCCGGGGCTTCTGCAAGGCCATCGAGACCCTCGAGGCCCAGCTCGCCCACCGCCTCGCCGAACTGGAGGGCGGCGCTGCCTTCGGCCATGCGGTGCATGAGATCTTCCTGCTCAACGACCTCGACGGCGACGGCTGCATCACCCGCGAGGAATGGCTGGGCAGCGATGCGGTCTTCGATGCCCTCGACACCGACAACGACGGACGGCTGGCTCCGGAGGACGTGCGCGGCGGTCTTGGTGCCGCCCTGGCCCTGGCGGCCAGCCGCTGA
- the ilvB gene encoding biosynthetic-type acetolactate synthase large subunit, giving the protein MDALHRHGVTHIFGYPGGAILPIYDELHKAESRGWLKHILVRHEQGGTHAADAYARATGRVGVCFGTSGPGATNLVTGIATAHMDSVPMVVITGQVPRAAIGTDAFQETDIFGITLPIVKHSWVVRDPRDIGRIVAEAFVIAATGRPGPVLIDVPKDVGIEQFDYVPVEPGSAIPAGFRLPPQPDPDRIQAALQLIRQARRPLLYVGGGAISSGAHGQVRQLAELFQIPVTTTLMGKGAFDETHPLAVGMLGMHGTAYANFAVTECDLLIATGARFDDRVTGRLDSFAPRAQVVHIDIDAAEVGKTRIPDVAVVSDVRLALDALLNAAQAAAAGQDGGLPQGRTAPWLERIASWKRHYPLVIPTPEGEIAPQEVVIALQELAPKAYYTTDVGQHQMWAAQYLHNAPRHWISSAGLGTMGFGLPAAMGVQTAFPDEQVICVAGDASILMNIQELGTLAQYGLPVKVVVLNNGWQGMVRQWQESFYEERYSASEMTGGMPDFEALAEAFGVRGMLITERSRLREQLAEALAHPGPVFIDVKVRRNENCYPMVPPGASNAQMVGLPSHPELAIDTTRQCNSCGSSTASDHRFCPSCGAKL; this is encoded by the coding sequence ATGGACGCCCTGCACCGCCACGGGGTGACCCACATCTTCGGCTACCCCGGCGGGGCGATCCTGCCGATCTACGACGAGCTCCACAAGGCCGAGAGCCGCGGCTGGCTCAAGCACATCCTGGTGCGCCACGAGCAGGGCGGCACCCACGCGGCCGACGCCTATGCCCGGGCCACGGGCCGGGTGGGCGTGTGCTTCGGCACCTCGGGCCCCGGGGCCACCAACCTGGTGACGGGCATCGCCACCGCCCATATGGATTCGGTGCCGATGGTGGTGATCACGGGCCAGGTGCCCCGGGCGGCGATCGGCACCGACGCCTTCCAGGAAACGGACATCTTCGGCATCACCCTGCCGATCGTGAAGCACTCCTGGGTGGTGCGCGACCCCCGCGACATCGGCCGCATCGTGGCGGAGGCCTTCGTGATCGCCGCCACGGGCCGTCCCGGCCCCGTGCTGATCGACGTGCCCAAGGACGTGGGCATCGAGCAGTTCGACTACGTGCCGGTGGAGCCCGGCAGTGCCATCCCCGCCGGCTTCCGCCTCCCCCCCCAGCCCGACCCCGACCGGATTCAGGCCGCCCTGCAGCTGATCCGCCAGGCCCGCCGGCCCCTGCTCTACGTGGGAGGGGGAGCGATCAGCAGCGGCGCCCATGGGCAGGTGCGGCAGCTGGCGGAACTGTTCCAGATCCCGGTCACCACCACCCTGATGGGCAAGGGGGCCTTCGATGAGACCCACCCCCTGGCCGTGGGCATGCTGGGCATGCACGGCACCGCCTACGCCAACTTCGCCGTCACCGAGTGCGATCTGCTGATCGCCACCGGGGCCCGCTTCGACGACCGCGTCACCGGCCGGCTCGATAGCTTCGCGCCCCGGGCCCAGGTGGTGCACATCGACATCGATGCCGCCGAGGTGGGCAAGACCCGCATCCCGGATGTGGCCGTGGTGAGCGATGTGCGCCTGGCCCTCGACGCCCTGCTCAACGCCGCCCAGGCCGCAGCGGCCGGCCAGGACGGTGGCCTGCCGCAGGGCCGCACCGCCCCCTGGCTGGAGCGGATCGCCAGCTGGAAGCGCCATTACCCGCTCGTCATTCCCACCCCTGAGGGCGAGATCGCGCCCCAGGAGGTGGTGATCGCCCTGCAGGAGCTGGCCCCCAAGGCCTACTACACCACCGATGTGGGCCAGCACCAGATGTGGGCGGCCCAGTACCTGCACAACGCTCCCCGCCACTGGATCAGCAGTGCCGGGCTGGGCACCATGGGCTTCGGCCTGCCGGCGGCCATGGGGGTGCAGACGGCCTTCCCCGACGAGCAGGTGATCTGCGTGGCCGGCGATGCCTCGATCCTGATGAACATCCAGGAGCTGGGCACCCTGGCCCAGTACGGGCTGCCGGTGAAGGTGGTGGTGCTGAACAACGGCTGGCAGGGCATGGTGCGCCAGTGGCAGGAGAGCTTCTACGAGGAGCGCTACTCCGCCTCCGAGATGACCGGCGGCATGCCCGATTTCGAGGCCCTGGCCGAGGCCTTCGGCGTGCGGGGCATGCTGATCACCGAGCGGTCGCGGCTGCGGGAGCAACTGGCCGAAGCCCTCGCCCACCCCGGGCCCGTCTTCATCGATGTGAAGGTGCGCCGCAACGAGAACTGCTACCCGATGGTGCCCCCGGGCGCCAGCAACGCCCAGATGGTGGGCCTGCCCTCCCACCCCGAACTCGCCATCGACACCACCCGGCAATGCAACAGCTGCGGCTCCAGCACGGCCAGCGACCACCGCTTCTGCCCCAGCTGCGGCGCCAAGCTCTGA
- the hemH gene encoding ferrochelatase codes for MAKVGVLLLNLGGPERIQDVGPFLYNLFSDPEIIRLPNPALQKPLAWLISSLRAGKSQEAYRSIGGGSPLRRITEQQARELQSTLRQRGIDATSYVAMRYWHPFTESAVADIKADGVDEVVVLPLYPHFSISTSGSSFRELQRLRQADPAFRRLPIRCIRSYYDDPGYIAAMAELIAREIQACPDPSQAHVFFSAHGVPKSYVEEAGDPYQQEIEACAGLIMQKLEADLGHTNPFTLAYQSRVGPVEWLRPYTDEALHDLGEQGVKDLVVVPISFVSEHIETLEEIDIEYREIATEAGITNFRRVPALDTSASFISGLANLVQHALEGPEVNLDQAASLPTKVKLYPQDKWAWGWNNSSEVWNGRLAMVGFSAFLLELLSGRGPLHALGLL; via the coding sequence ATGGCCAAAGTGGGCGTGCTGCTGCTGAACCTCGGGGGCCCCGAGCGGATCCAGGATGTCGGCCCTTTTCTGTACAACCTGTTCTCCGATCCGGAGATCATCCGGCTGCCCAACCCGGCCCTGCAGAAGCCCCTGGCCTGGCTGATCAGCAGCCTACGGGCCGGCAAATCCCAGGAGGCCTACCGCTCGATCGGCGGAGGTTCACCGCTGCGCCGCATCACCGAACAGCAGGCCCGGGAACTGCAGAGCACCCTGCGCCAGCGGGGCATCGATGCCACCAGCTACGTGGCGATGCGCTACTGGCATCCCTTCACCGAATCCGCCGTGGCGGACATCAAGGCCGACGGGGTGGATGAGGTGGTGGTGCTCCCCCTCTACCCCCACTTCTCGATCAGCACCAGCGGCTCCAGCTTCCGGGAACTGCAGCGCCTGCGCCAGGCCGACCCCGCCTTCCGGCGGCTGCCGATCCGCTGCATCCGCAGCTACTACGACGACCCCGGCTACATCGCGGCGATGGCCGAACTGATCGCCCGGGAGATCCAGGCCTGCCCGGACCCCAGCCAGGCCCACGTGTTCTTCAGCGCCCACGGCGTGCCCAAGAGCTACGTGGAGGAGGCGGGCGACCCCTACCAGCAGGAGATCGAGGCCTGCGCCGGCCTGATCATGCAGAAGCTGGAGGCCGACCTTGGCCATACCAATCCGTTCACCCTCGCCTACCAGAGCCGTGTGGGGCCGGTGGAGTGGCTGCGGCCCTACACCGACGAAGCCCTCCACGACCTGGGGGAGCAGGGGGTGAAGGATCTGGTGGTGGTGCCGATCAGCTTCGTGAGCGAACACATCGAGACCCTGGAGGAGATCGACATCGAGTACCGGGAGATCGCCACCGAAGCGGGCATCACCAACTTCCGCCGCGTTCCTGCCCTCGACACCAGTGCGTCGTTCATCTCCGGCCTGGCCAACCTCGTGCAGCACGCCCTGGAAGGACCCGAGGTGAACCTGGACCAGGCGGCGTCCTTGCCCACCAAGGTGAAGCTCTACCCGCAGGACAAGTGGGCGTGGGGCTGGAACAACAGCTCCGAGGTGTGGAACGGCCGTCTGGCCATGGTGGGGTTCTCGGCGTTCCTGCTGGAGCTCCTGAGTGGACGGGGCCCGTTGCATGCGCTGGGCCTGCTGTGA